From the Desulfovibrionales bacterium genome, the window CCTCGACCTATCCCATACCGAAAGACAAGGTGAAAGTCCGCATCCTCAGCCGGGGAAAGTGGATAACCCTTTTTTTTGAGCAGCCGGGCTATTTTTGACGCCACCTCTCTTTCAAGGAGAGGGTTGTCGGCTTCCGGGCTCTGTACTACAAATATTGTCTTGCCGGGGACCAGAGATGGAGGGCGTGCCGGATCCAAATAGCCGGTTACATCGATGCGGTAGGTAGCGCAGCTTGTGGCCCCAAGAATCAGACCAACGAAAAGGAAAAATTTAAGTAGAAATCTCATAGGGAATCCCTCTGCCCGGACTAAGTCCTCATGCCTCGTCAAACCGGATCAGATGCCCCCAGGGACCCTTCGCCAACAAACCCCTGAAGAACCCTTTTTCATCTGAAAATCCCCCTGTATCCCCCTTTCCCAAAGGGGGATTTAACGGATGTTCCCTTTACTAGGGGGGTGAGGGGGATTATTTTCATTGTCCTTGTGTCATCATACGGCATGTGTGTTTCATCTTACTACATCGAATCCGATCTCAACCCTCATCTTTTCCCAGTCCTCATCCAGGAGTAGAAAATAACCGAAATTCCTGTACCGGTACAGGTCTGGATCAAGACCTGGATTGTATGCCCTGGAGATATCCGTAGCATAGAGAAGCTGGCCCATATAGAGGCCTTCGGCTATCTGTACTATCTCATCGATACAGTAGTTATCCGGCGGAAAGGTCTTGAGCTTGGGCCAGCGATAGTTAAACTGATAGACCATGCGTCCCTTATTATCCGGGTTAACCGATCGGCCCTCCCGGCCAATAAAAAAGAAGCCTTTCACATCATAGTCACGGGTTCTTATCTCTTCGGCTGTAGCCGGCTCCAATTCTATCTGGAGGGCTTCCATGGCGTCCACGGCCGCTTTCTGGCGGGATGTCCGGGCGCTGTAGGTATTGGAACCCCAGGTCGTTGGGACTTGGCCGGTCTCAAAGCCATCGGTTATATCTTTAAGCCTTTCCACTTTACATTCTTCAAAGGTCTTGCCGGTCCAGGGCGAAAAGACCCTGACCAGGGGCCAGGGGATGTTGAGGAGGTTGATATTCAGGCATTTAACCAGTTCCTGACTCTGAAAGGCCACCACTGCGCCGTGTACGTAACCCTGCATGTCCTGAGGCGCAATGCTACAGTTAAATATCTTTTGGAGTTTGTCAAAATACGGTGATTTTGTGCCTATGTCCTTTTGTAGCTCATCCGAATAAAATTTCATCAGGGCTAAAACTGTCCCTCTTTCTTTCAGATCCCTTTCTATTTCCGCCAGCAACCGGTCTTTTGGGCCTTCCATACATTCTTTTTTAAAAGTAAACCGGGTAAACTTTTCCGGTTGAGGCCCCAGGCCTTCTCCCTGCCTGCCGGCGACGGCGCAGGAAGAAAGAAAAATAGCCACAAGGCATAGGATAAAGCATCTGAGGTTGTTACTTTGAGCCTTCATATTAATCCTCCTTTAGGTTACAGAATAAAAATACAGAATACAGAAGTTAGGAGTCAGGAGCCGGGAGTCATAAGATAGACCTTTTCTCGGTTCCAGTCGTCATCCATCAACAGGAAATAGCCAAAATGTTCGTACTGGTACGCGGCTGCCGGACAACCGGGATCATAATCTTTGAGAATGTTGTCGGTGGCAAAAAGCAGTTGCCCGAGATAAAGTCCGTCGGCTATCTCTACTAACTCATCTATAAGATAGCGTAGGGGCGGAGAATTTTTAAGGTTACGCCACCGATAATTGAGCTGGAGAACCTGCTTGCCCGGATTGCCGGGATATACTGATTCTGCCCTATGCGCTATAAAGAGTCCGCCTTTTTTATCATACCCATATTTCTCTTTCTCTGCCGGCGGCGCGTCCTTCAGGCCGAGCCAAAAGGTAAGCACCTCCGTACTCAGGACATTCCAGACCGATCCCCAGACCTCTTTGAAACAGTTTATGCCCATAAAGGTAGGGACGGCGCCTTTTTCCCAGCCTTCTGTATATTCCGCAAGCTCGGCATTGATAGCGGGTTCAAATATCTTGCCGTCCCATGGTGAGGCCTCGCTTAAGGTTGCGCTCCAGAGGCGATTAAGGAAACCGCCATAGCGGTGTTCTCCCTTTTTTAAGACCAGCGTCAGGCCATAGTGATGACCCCGGAGATCGACCGGACGCCCCTTGGCAAAAAGCCAGGCCAGTCGCCCGAGATAGGGAGAATCCGGAGAGGCATCTTTTTCCAGTTCTTTCATGTAAAAATGCATAAGTTCAAGGATAGACGCCTTCCCTTCCAAATCCTTCCCGATGGCCAGAAACACGGGATCGTCCCGGATGTCAGTGGTGTCGAATTTAAATTCTGTAAACTTCGGCGTGAGCTGTGGTCTTTCCGGCCTGGGCTGAGGAGTGGTGGCGCAGGAGGTAATAATTAATAACGTAAAGAACGATACCAAAACAGGCAGCCATTTTATTTTCACGCCCCGGCGTATCTGCGACATGTGCGGCCCTCCTTTAAGGCTATAAGTCTGAATTTGAAGCAAGGTGCGGAAAATGCGCTCGTTACGCATGTTCAAATGACAGAATCCAACTAGCGAATGTCATTAGTCAATAGTCATTTGTCACTGGTAAAATTGATCCATTTTCCCAACTTAACTAATGACTAATGACCAGTGACGAGTGACAGCTTGAACTTCACCAACTAAAACCTGACCAACTCCGCCCAGGCAAATATATCCTGATATGTCTTAAATTCCCCTGGTGTGAGCAGATGCCTGGAGATCCTGGGATCAACCTTCTTCCCGATACTCTCGGCCTTGGAAATCCAGGTCGGGTTATAAGGAAGCAAAGAACATTTTTTTACACCCAACCCTTCCAGCAAGTCTGATATGGATCGCAGGTTTTCCACCGTGGTCGTAAATCCCGGGATAAGCGGGATGCGCGGCAAGACCGCCTCCGCCCGTTCGTCCCCGCCCCGGCGTATCTTCGACAGGAGATTCTTAAGGTTGGTCAGTATCGGTTCGTTGCTCCGGCCGGTATATTCCCGGTGTTTGTCTGCATCCGCCAATTTGACATCAAACATGATCAAATCCACATAGGGAAGTATCTTTTCCTCAAACTCCCTCCAGGCGAAAAATCCGTTGGTCTGGATGGCCGTATGGATGCCTGAATCCTTCAACACCTTTAAAACAGCCAAGGCATAGTCCATAAAAACGGTCGGCTCACCGCCTGAAAGGGTCACCCCGCCGCCGGAGACCTCATAGAAGGTCTTATCCCTAAGGAGAATCTCCACCAGTTCATCAACCGGATAAAAGCGGCCGATCAACCTCAGGGCGCGTCCGGGGCAGGCCTCCACACAGTCACCGCACCTGGTACACCTTTCCCGGTCGATCAGAAAAGGGTTTTCGAGCGCACAGGCTTTTGCCGGGCAGGCGGAGACACAATCGCCGCATCTTATACAGTCCCGGGGATAAAACCCGATCTCCGGGCCAAGGTCAATGGATTCAGGGTTCTGACACCATAAACAAGTTAACGGGCATCCCTTAAAGAAGACCGTGCTACGAATACCAGGCCCGTCTTCCAGGGCGTGTCTCTTAATATCAAAAACCAGGGGCCGCGCTGTCGTCAGATCCGCCGAAGGCGTGGTTGTTAGATTCGCCGTTGGAGAAGCGGTCATTAAGGCAGATTACCGGTCAACTCCAGTTGGAGATGGTTGGCCATAAAGCCAAACTTGTACATATAGTTAAGATTGCCGGTCACAACCACTTCGTTATTGAGAAGTCCTTTTAAAATATCCCGGTTGGCCGAGAGCAAAAAGTTCATTAAGGCCCGGCCATCTTTAAAGGATACTATGACGTTAACGTCGTCAGAGGCCTTCTCCCTTATTTTCATATCACCATCTTCAAATTTAACCAGCACGGCCACACCGCCATCCCTGCTCCTGAACTGATAACGCCCCCTAAAGCCTTCGATGTTCTTGCGATAGGCCGGGTCTAACATAAATTTGATCCTCATAAAGGCCAGCAGGGCCTCTAAAAACGTCTCGGCCGTCTCGTCCTCAAGGCTTTTTAAAAACTTCTCGCCGAGCCGGTCCAGGGCCTTATCCACGGATAACCCGCTTATAAATTTTTCGATATCAAACATGGCCATGCTCCCTATCGCCTATTTCAAATCTCCGTGCCGGTAGCCAGGTCATACTCCGCACGGGTGATTATCTCCTGCTGCATGTGAGGGTTGAGGTCCCTGAAATAGGCCGTATATCCGGACACCCTCACAAAAAGGTCCGGATACTTCTCCGGATACTTTCTCGCGTCCTCCAAGGTCTTGCGGTCAATGATATTGAACTGCACCTGCAGGCCGCCCATCTTAAAAAAGGCCTCGATGGTGTTGGCAAACCCGGGCAGCGTCGTGGTAGAGGGGGTGTACTTAAGGTTCAGGGCATGGCCATCCGCGATTTTGGTGTGGTCCATGCGGGCCACAAAATTAAGGCAGGAGGTCAGAACCGGCGCGGAACCGGAGACCGGTGTAATGCCGCTGGCAAATGGCTCACTCTTCATCCGGCCGTTGGGCAGCGCGCCGGTGAGCGCCCCGAATCCGGCATGGTTGGTCATGGTCCAGTAACCGACCGTATATCTGCCGCCCCGGTAATTTTCCTTGCTCTGGAAAGTATCATGCAGGAAACCTATCAACCAATCGGCATTAGCCCTGGCCATCCGGCTATCCGTGCCGAACTTTTCCTGTGAGGCCTTAACCATAACCTGAAGCCTTTTATAAGGTCCGCTCCAGTCGGCGTTTATGGCCGAAATCATCTCGGCCATAGTGAACTTTTTCTTATCAAAAACGAATTCCTGAATGGCCGTTACTGAATCCACCACATCGGCCAGCCCGATCATGGCCGCGCCGGATGAGTTATAGGTAGCGCCGCCATAGATGACATCTTTGCCTTTCTCTATGCAGCCTTCCATCAGGGCGGAAAGCATGGGTGTGGGGTGTATCTCCTGGTGGGCCCGGCCTAAGTTGTTATTCAAAGTTACGACTTGATTAATCAGCCAGCCAAGCTGTGTTTCCATGGCCTTTTTAAATTCCGCGAAAGAAGTCATGTCCACGGCCGGTTTTGTCTTTGGCCCGACCTCTTCATCTTCGGTCAGGCGGTGTTTGCCTCCCCAAAGGGCCATTTCCAGGGCCGAGGTAAGATTCATTAATATACAGCCGGTGTGACCGTAGGCCCGGCCACTACTTGACGGCTCCACACAACCCACTGATGAATAATCCCTGGCATGCTCAAGGGATACGCCCTGCCCGATCAAGGTCTCAACAGCGGAGACATCGTTATGGAAACATGGGGTGGCCCCGGTATTGATATTGACCGCGCAGAGCCGATCCAGGTATTCCTTTTTGTTTACCTCCGGATAGTAGCGGGCATTGACATTGGGATCGCGGAGCCGCAGAAGTTCCGTGGCCTTAAGCATGACGTAGGTAAGATCATTTACGGCGTCTTCACCCTTCATATCTACTCCGCCTAATGTAACGGCCTGATTAGAGCCGCTCCCTCCGAAGAGTTCTTCGCCGGTTTCCGGGCTTAAAGGCACATGGTCGGCAATCTTGAGCCAGAAGCAGCCCACCAGTTCTACGGCCTCAGCCGGAGTCATACCCCGTTTTATATCCTCAGCATAAAATGGATAGAGTACCTGATCTAATCGTCCCAGGCTCAAGGCCACATTGGCATTTTCCTGGTGCAGGGCGATCTTACAGATCCATATAGCATTTAATGCCTCGCGGAATGTCCGCGGCCTTTCGGCCGGCACCCTTTTGCAGACCTCGGCCATCTCAAGGAGCCCCTGACGGCGTTTGGTATCCACCTCTTTTGCCGCCAGCCGCTCCGCCTCCCGGCTGAGATTGGCGGCATAGCTTATGACCCCGCTAAGCGAGAGTTGCACGGCCTGATAAAAGTCCTTTTTCGCCCTGTCCTCTTTAGAGCCGCCGAGCGAAAGCCCCCTTTCCCTGGCCTCTCTTATGATATCGAGAAGCCCCCGCTCCACTACCATGGCGTAATTAGGGACGGTATGGGATATGCAATAGACCTTGGTGGCTATGTAAAAGACAATCCGCTCCATGATCCTTTGACAGAGGGGATTGCCGTTATCCTTCCTGGCCACCTCCTGGATGGTGCGATCCGGCCAGTAAGGGAATATGTCGAAGTTTAATTCATCTATCTCTGCCCTGGTAATGCCAAAGGGATTTTTCTTCCGGCGGCTAACGGTCTCCAGTTCGGGCCAGATAGAAAGGGCCATAAAGTCCGGATAGAGGACAACGCCGATGGTCCTGGCGGTAGTCGTCCCGGCCAGGAGATTTTCATCGGCAATCACCGGCCGTTTATTCTCCATCACGTACTTATAGAGCCTCCCGGCCCGCAGTTCCGGAGAATCAGCCGGATTATCCGGATGCCTCATATAACGGGTTATATTCCGCGGAAGCTCCACGCATATCTCCGGCCGGGTAGCAAAATGAAGTTCCCGTAGCCGTTTCAGCCGGGGCAGCCTGTCCAGTGTAACGTCTTTTAGACTCAAATCATCAATAGTACCCATTGCCGCTCCTTAAAGCTTTCAGCCTTCAGCTTCCTATCTTATCTCCCGTAACCCAGAGAGGCGGACCAGACCTCGTAGTTCCTATCCCTTTCCTTCTCTTCCTCAAGATAAAAGACGATAAAGGTCATGACATGCCAGCCGATGAACTCGCAGTTTTCCTGGTCAAAAGTCGTGTGCTCAAATACCTTACGCCAGGTGCCGGTGTTGAAATAGATCTTTTCTATGACGTCGTTCTGGGGAATGGGCACGATATCCAGGGGAATCTGCTCGGTATGATGCGTATGTCCGTACACCACATAACGGACGAGGTTGTTCTTAAGGGCGGCCTCATTATAAGCAAATCTCCGGTAATCATCGGATTTGCGGTACAAACTGCGGACAACCCAATGGCCCAGGATTTCCTGAAGCTTATTAAAGGAAAAGCCAGAGGAAAGGCGCAAGGCCATCTCTAAAAAGTCCACCGTGTCCGGGCCAAGCCGGTCGTGATCCTTCACAAATTTTATTTTAAAGAATTCATTGACCAGGTCGTTCCATATGGCATGCATCCTCTGTTCGATGCCAGGGGTATAATTACAAACGCCCTGGATCCAGGCCGGGATCTCCAGGAGAGGCCTTACGTTGTCAATTTCTTTTAGTCGGTTGTACAGGTCGGTATGCGGGGCCAAAACAGGGTCTTTTCTTACGGCCTCCGGGAAACGATTTAACAGGTCAATGACGATGGCATCCCCCAGGGAGGAGGCATCTCTGTCCCCGTCATAGTTGAACTGGTCATAGTAGTCACCGTGACGCGCCATAACTCTATAACTTTCAAAAACCCGGTCATAGGGAAAGCGATTTTGGGCGTAAAACTGGGGGTCCGGCATTCCCAGAAATTGGGCTATCTTCTGGCGGGTGGAGGCATATCTGTTAATGAGCCAGTCGTGATTGCCTGTCAGGTAGGATAGTTCAACATTAACACCTAACTTGGCGCAGTGTTCCTGAAACTCTCTTATATACCCTATGGCCTTAATATTCCGCGGCTGGTTGATAATTTTGTCCACAATTTCTTCGGCATATCTTTGCAGATTCCACCCGCTTCGATCAGTGTCTGTAGCTGTTGACCATGGTCTTACAGGCTTTTGGGGGGCGTCGTTTTCTTTACGCAGCCACAGGTCAGAACGGATGACATCAAATATATCTCCCAGGAGCGCTATCTCCAGGTTCTTGATGTTGGATTCCCCGGGGTCTCCTACGACATCCTCCAATATCCGGCAGAACTTGCTAAAGGCCCTGGGATCAATCGTTGTGCCTGATGATCCGTCCGTGAGATGTACATCGCTTAGAAAGACTAACATGGCCGATCCCTCCTTTCGGACATTTTACGCCTAAAAGTTTCGCGTGTCTATTAACTTTTTCTTCTACCTCACGTTCGCTCCCGTACCCCGAGATAGAAAAAATTTTTTCGCTTAAGTAAGTCCTCCCATTAGCCGAAAAGCCATAATAAAGCATTAGAAATGTAAGACTGCTGGATAGGCAGGAACATGCACATGCATAAGGCATTATGAAGTTGCGTGGCGAAATAGGCGTCCACCATCTTGACGAACTATATGAGCGCCTGTCGAAGATGCGCTGGGGCGTGAAGGATGGGTTTGGGGGGGTGTTATTGGTCCGGGCTTGACAGAAAACAGATCGGCACTTATGGTTAATAACAAAAGGGCCTGAAATAAATACGGACTTTGAATATGGATGACCAGGAATACAACCTGTATGAGATTATTCGGGATCCGGGGCTGTGGATTTACGAAAACTTTGACCTATCAACCGCCGGTCATTTTTATCTATATCGTTATGATGCAGGCGAAGAGACTTTCTATCGAGCTACTGTTCCGGCAGGAGCAACCGCTCCGCATTTTGGTCCACTCGATCCCTCGGAAAAAGTCCCCATCGGGGGGTGGTATGTGGTGGAAAAAAAGTCGCGCGTCCCATTCCGTCTACGATTGGTCAGCTAAAATTTGTAAAGAGGCTACGACCGTATAGGGACTCGCGTTACGTTCGGGCTACGGGGTTATTCATCATCGTTGCTGTTTTCACCCCATTGCTCCGGCAGAGGCTGAGGGCCGGGTCGAATACCGGCAATATCCGGGTCTTGATCGCCGGGCTTCAGTTCTACATTGGCTTTGTGCTGCTTGGTCT encodes:
- a CDS encoding glycyl-radical enzyme activating protein — protein: MTASPTANLTTTPSADLTTARPLVFDIKRHALEDGPGIRSTVFFKGCPLTCLWCQNPESIDLGPEIGFYPRDCIRCGDCVSACPAKACALENPFLIDRERCTRCGDCVEACPGRALRLIGRFYPVDELVEILLRDKTFYEVSGGGVTLSGGEPTVFMDYALAVLKVLKDSGIHTAIQTNGFFAWREFEEKILPYVDLIMFDVKLADADKHREYTGRSNEPILTNLKNLLSKIRRGGDERAEAVLPRIPLIPGFTTTVENLRSISDLLEGLGVKKCSLLPYNPTWISKAESIGKKVDPRISRHLLTPGEFKTYQDIFAWAELVRF
- a CDS encoding pyruvate formate lyase family protein, producing the protein MGTIDDLSLKDVTLDRLPRLKRLRELHFATRPEICVELPRNITRYMRHPDNPADSPELRAGRLYKYVMENKRPVIADENLLAGTTTARTIGVVLYPDFMALSIWPELETVSRRKKNPFGITRAEIDELNFDIFPYWPDRTIQEVARKDNGNPLCQRIMERIVFYIATKVYCISHTVPNYAMVVERGLLDIIREARERGLSLGGSKEDRAKKDFYQAVQLSLSGVISYAANLSREAERLAAKEVDTKRRQGLLEMAEVCKRVPAERPRTFREALNAIWICKIALHQENANVALSLGRLDQVLYPFYAEDIKRGMTPAEAVELVGCFWLKIADHVPLSPETGEELFGGSGSNQAVTLGGVDMKGEDAVNDLTYVMLKATELLRLRDPNVNARYYPEVNKKEYLDRLCAVNINTGATPCFHNDVSAVETLIGQGVSLEHARDYSSVGCVEPSSSGRAYGHTGCILMNLTSALEMALWGGKHRLTEDEEVGPKTKPAVDMTSFAEFKKAMETQLGWLINQVVTLNNNLGRAHQEIHPTPMLSALMEGCIEKGKDVIYGGATYNSSGAAMIGLADVVDSVTAIQEFVFDKKKFTMAEMISAINADWSGPYKRLQVMVKASQEKFGTDSRMARANADWLIGFLHDTFQSKENYRGGRYTVGYWTMTNHAGFGALTGALPNGRMKSEPFASGITPVSGSAPVLTSCLNFVARMDHTKIADGHALNLKYTPSTTTLPGFANTIEAFFKMGGLQVQFNIIDRKTLEDARKYPEKYPDLFVRVSGYTAYFRDLNPHMQQEIITRAEYDLATGTEI
- a CDS encoding metallophosphoesterase, coding for MLVFLSDVHLTDGSSGTTIDPRAFSKFCRILEDVVGDPGESNIKNLEIALLGDIFDVIRSDLWLRKENDAPQKPVRPWSTATDTDRSGWNLQRYAEEIVDKIINQPRNIKAIGYIREFQEHCAKLGVNVELSYLTGNHDWLINRYASTRQKIAQFLGMPDPQFYAQNRFPYDRVFESYRVMARHGDYYDQFNYDGDRDASSLGDAIVIDLLNRFPEAVRKDPVLAPHTDLYNRLKEIDNVRPLLEIPAWIQGVCNYTPGIEQRMHAIWNDLVNEFFKIKFVKDHDRLGPDTVDFLEMALRLSSGFSFNKLQEILGHWVVRSLYRKSDDYRRFAYNEAALKNNLVRYVVYGHTHHTEQIPLDIVPIPQNDVIEKIYFNTGTWRKVFEHTTFDQENCEFIGWHVMTFIVFYLEEEKERDRNYEVWSASLGYGR